A region from the Desulfomarina profundi genome encodes:
- a CDS encoding helix-hairpin-helix domain-containing protein, with protein MKTPDRKTVSQLEQLPNIGPAMGKDLRLLDIHHPRQLIGKDPFTLYSELCTLTKTRHDPCVIDVFMSVIHFMEGGEARPWWTFTDERKKRTGN; from the coding sequence ATGAAAACACCGGACAGGAAAACAGTATCACAGCTCGAACAGCTCCCCAATATCGGTCCGGCCATGGGAAAGGATCTCAGGCTTCTGGACATACACCACCCCCGGCAACTGATCGGAAAAGACCCCTTTACACTCTACAGCGAGCTTTGTACTCTTACAAAAACCAGGCACGACCCCTGTGTGATCGATGTTTTCATGTCGGTCATCCATTTCATGGAAGGTGGAGAAGCCAGACCCTGGTGGACTTTTACAGATGAACGCAAAAAGAGAACAGGAAATTAA
- a CDS encoding ASKHA domain-containing protein, with the protein MKHTVQFLPDKRTITVDHGENLLAAAAKAGVYIHAFCGGDGVCGKCKVQLLEGELEAGNSAALTGEEINQSIHLACISSIVSDSTIQIPEIVQSDGRALKSKPKTTRSLSAESLEILVGEWQIAPPVRKLFLKLPPPTLDDNISDMQRLFREIKKHLPDNPEPDYDHPELIRELPFILREADWEVTLILLHGKGEEEPDRIIAVEPGDTTDQLYGLAIDLGTTTICGVLLDLNSGEVVEEGSGYNSQIGYGEDVISRIVYSQRSGGLRILQEKVVYTINTIIEDICKKIIINPSDISYIMAAGNTVMSHLLLGIDPKYIREAPYVPSVNQFPLTKAADLGIMAHPSVRLFLYPCVASYVGGDIVAGVHSCQMHKSDAITLFIDIGTNGEIVVGNKDWMVCAACSAGPAFEGGGIKFGMRASSGAIENFHIHGETFDPMIVTIGATKPRGICGSGLISIVPELLDAGIINQRGKFVRDHNHPRIRKGTDGWEYVIAWSHDSLIGEDIVITEIDLDNLIRAKGAMFAGYQTLLTSVGLSFDDLDRIILAGNFGAHIDLERAISIGLLPDIDRNNFFYLGNASMLGCQISLTDHRRFRERAEVRTLMTNLELSDNIDFMNHYMAALFLPHTDLDLFPNVGRGNE; encoded by the coding sequence ATGAAACATACTGTTCAATTTCTTCCGGACAAACGAACCATTACCGTTGATCACGGCGAAAATCTGCTGGCCGCTGCAGCCAAGGCCGGGGTGTATATCCACGCGTTCTGCGGAGGTGACGGTGTCTGTGGCAAATGCAAGGTTCAACTTCTTGAAGGTGAGCTGGAGGCCGGGAATTCTGCTGCCCTGACCGGTGAAGAAATCAATCAGTCCATCCACCTTGCCTGTATCTCCTCAATTGTTTCAGATAGTACAATTCAGATTCCTGAAATCGTGCAGTCCGACGGCAGAGCACTGAAGTCAAAACCGAAAACGACAAGATCCCTCTCCGCGGAATCACTCGAGATCCTGGTTGGGGAGTGGCAGATTGCACCACCGGTAAGAAAACTGTTTCTTAAATTGCCTCCTCCCACTCTGGACGACAATATTTCCGATATGCAGCGACTCTTTCGGGAAATAAAAAAACATCTTCCCGACAATCCCGAGCCCGATTATGATCATCCGGAACTGATACGCGAACTTCCCTTTATTTTGAGGGAAGCCGACTGGGAGGTCACCCTTATTCTTTTGCACGGAAAAGGGGAAGAGGAACCAGACAGAATTATCGCCGTGGAACCTGGAGACACAACTGATCAGCTCTACGGTCTAGCCATAGACCTTGGTACAACAACCATCTGTGGAGTACTCCTGGACCTGAACAGCGGGGAGGTTGTCGAAGAAGGCTCAGGCTATAATTCCCAGATCGGTTATGGCGAGGATGTCATTTCCAGGATTGTCTACTCCCAGAGATCCGGTGGATTGAGAATTCTGCAGGAAAAGGTAGTCTATACTATCAATACCATAATTGAGGATATCTGCAAAAAGATCATAATCAACCCGAGTGATATCAGTTATATCATGGCTGCAGGAAATACTGTAATGTCTCACCTGCTCCTTGGAATTGACCCGAAATATATCCGCGAGGCACCGTATGTTCCAAGCGTCAACCAGTTTCCCCTGACAAAGGCCGCGGACCTCGGCATAATGGCCCACCCTTCCGTTCGTCTCTTTCTTTATCCCTGTGTCGCTTCATACGTGGGCGGAGATATTGTCGCGGGAGTCCACAGTTGCCAGATGCATAAAAGTGATGCCATTACCCTTTTTATCGATATCGGCACCAACGGGGAAATCGTAGTCGGAAACAAGGACTGGATGGTCTGCGCCGCCTGTTCAGCAGGCCCGGCCTTTGAAGGAGGCGGCATTAAATTCGGCATGCGGGCCAGTTCAGGAGCCATAGAAAATTTCCATATCCACGGCGAAACCTTTGACCCGATGATAGTCACCATCGGAGCGACAAAACCGAGAGGAATCTGCGGATCCGGGCTGATATCCATCGTTCCTGAACTTCTGGATGCCGGAATCATCAACCAGAGGGGAAAATTCGTCCGTGATCATAACCATCCCCGGATCAGAAAGGGTACTGACGGCTGGGAATATGTCATCGCCTGGTCCCATGATTCGCTTATCGGTGAGGATATCGTCATCACTGAAATTGATCTTGATAACCTTATCCGGGCCAAAGGGGCTATGTTTGCCGGTTACCAGACCCTGCTCACTTCTGTCGGTTTGAGCTTTGATGACCTTGACAGAATCATCCTCGCCGGAAATTTCGGTGCTCATATCGATCTGGAACGGGCCATATCCATCGGCCTTCTTCCTGATATTGACCGAAATAATTTTTTCTACCTGGGCAATGCGTCGATGCTCGGCTGCCAGATCAGCCTTACCGACCATCGTCGCTTTCGTGAAAGAGCAGAAGTTCGAACCCTCATGACCAACCTCGAGCTCTCAGACAATATCGACTTCATGAATCACTATATGGCGGCCCTGTTTCTGCCCCATACGGATCTGGATCTGTTCCCAAATGTCGGCCGGGGAAATGAGTAG